Proteins found in one Campylobacter concisus genomic segment:
- a CDS encoding methionine ABC transporter ATP-binding protein, producing MIKIENLSKFYGDTQILFDINLEVKKGEIFAIVGHSGAGKSTLLRCINGLESYQGGSLKVFDQEIKNLDETQQRHLRRDVGMIFQHFALMARKNVFENVATPLKFWGYKNDETEKRVKELLNLVGLESKAKSYPSELSGGQKQRVAIARALALNPKILLSDEATSALDPNTTNQILELLEKINKELDISVVIVTHEMEVVKSIAKRAILLEGGKIIGSGSIEELFLKPDEKMKEFLGEVEILPSTGTNIRLFFPKEVAQNSVITHMARSLNIDFNIVWGKLEKLNENVLGSLVINIDEKDKENVLNYIKQSGVLWEVA from the coding sequence GTGATAAAGATAGAAAATTTAAGCAAATTTTATGGTGATACGCAGATCCTTTTTGATATAAATTTAGAGGTTAAAAAGGGTGAAATTTTTGCTATCGTGGGACACAGCGGTGCTGGTAAATCAACGCTTTTAAGGTGCATAAATGGGCTTGAAAGCTATCAAGGCGGTAGCTTAAAAGTCTTTGATCAAGAGATAAAAAATTTAGATGAGACACAGCAGAGACATTTAAGGCGAGATGTTGGGATGATATTTCAGCATTTTGCATTAATGGCTAGAAAAAATGTCTTTGAAAACGTCGCTACTCCGCTTAAATTTTGGGGTTACAAAAACGATGAGACCGAAAAAAGAGTAAAAGAGCTTTTAAATTTAGTCGGTCTTGAAAGTAAGGCAAAAAGCTATCCAAGCGAGCTAAGTGGTGGTCAAAAACAGCGTGTAGCGATCGCTAGAGCGCTTGCTTTAAATCCTAAAATTTTACTGAGCGACGAGGCGACTTCGGCTCTTGATCCAAACACGACAAATCAAATTTTAGAATTGCTTGAAAAGATAAACAAAGAGCTAGACATCAGCGTCGTCATCGTCACGCACGAGATGGAGGTAGTAAAATCGATCGCAAAACGCGCGATTTTGCTTGAAGGCGGCAAGATAATAGGCTCTGGAAGCATCGAAGAGTTATTCTTAAAGCCAGACGAGAAGATGAAAGAGTTTTTGGGTGAAGTGGAAATTTTGCCGAGCACTGGCACAAATATCAGGCTATTTTTTCCAAAAGAAGTGGCTCAAAACAGCGTGATCACACACATGGCAAGAAGCCTAAATATCGACTTTAACATAGTATGGGGTAAGCTTGAGAAGCTAAACGAAAATGTTCTTGGCTCGCTTGTCATAAACATAGATGAAAAAGATAAAGAAAACGTACTTAACTACATCAAGCAAAGTGGCGTTTTATGGGAGGTTGCTTGA
- a CDS encoding methionine ABC transporter permease — protein MFGIDFSKFPDVFSRILLPAIGETLYMSIVSTLLAFAIGLIPAVLLILSDKDGLKPNKQLYFILDIVINVLRSFPFIILIIVLFPVTKMIVGTSIGTTAAIVPLTIGAAPFVARLIENALKEVDKGIIEAAQSFGSSKFQIIFRVMFVEALPGIISAFTLTLIVNIGFSAMAGAVGGGGLGSVAINYGYQRFRPDIMLYTVVILIIMVQIFQVLGNYLYKISKK, from the coding sequence ATGTTTGGTATTGATTTTTCTAAATTTCCAGATGTTTTTTCTAGGATACTTTTGCCAGCTATCGGCGAAACGCTATATATGAGCATCGTCTCCACCCTACTTGCCTTTGCCATAGGCCTTATACCTGCGGTTTTGCTCATACTTTCAGACAAAGATGGACTAAAGCCAAACAAACAGCTTTACTTTATCCTTGATATCGTTATAAACGTACTTAGAAGCTTTCCGTTTATCATCCTCATCATCGTGCTATTTCCAGTCACAAAAATGATCGTAGGTACAAGTATCGGTACCACAGCTGCGATCGTTCCGCTAACTATCGGAGCAGCTCCATTTGTGGCAAGACTCATTGAAAATGCGCTAAAAGAGGTTGATAAAGGTATCATCGAAGCTGCTCAAAGCTTTGGTAGCTCGAAATTTCAGATCATCTTTCGCGTGATGTTTGTAGAGGCGCTTCCTGGCATCATCTCGGCTTTTACACTAACGCTTATCGTAAATATCGGCTTTTCAGCGATGGCTGGAGCAGTTGGTGGCGGCGGACTAGGATCTGTCGCTATAAACTACGGATATCAAAGATTTCGCCCAGATATCATGCTCTACACCGTGGTTATTCTTATCATTATGGTTCAAATTTTTCAAGTTTTAGGTAACTACTTATATAAAATTTCTAAAAAATAG
- a CDS encoding valine--tRNA ligase gives MAEFYNAKEIEDKFYKIWEERGYFEIDANKDIQKDGRKFCIMMPPPNVTGSLHIGHALTFTLQDIMTRYKRMDGYKTLWQPGLDHAGIATQNVVEKQLLAQGIKKEELGREKFVEKVWEWKEKSGGMIVHQMRKLGITPAWSRQRFTMDEGLRRAVKKAFVNLYNKGLIVQKNYMINWCTHDGALSDIEVEHKENKGKLYHLRYYFADKPSEFVVVATTRPETYFGDTAVMVNPNDERYKNLIGKKVVLPIVNREIDIIADEHVDMEFGTGLVKVTPAHDQNDYEVGKRHDLEFITVFDEKGILNDKCDKFAGLERLEARDIVVAELEKLGNVEKIEDYENQVGYCYRCKNVVEPYISKQWFVKKEIADEAIQKVSEGLAKFYPPHWINSFNAWMRELRDWCISRQLWWGHQIPVFYCDECGHMWADEGEPCECKKCKSKNFHQDPDVLDTWFSSGLWPFSTLGWGNENELKNEKWFEGDLAEFYPNNLLITGFDILFFWVARMMFQGENALGKLPFDDIYLHALVKDEFGRKMSKSLGNVIDPLDSINEYSADILRFTLTLLAVQGRDIKLSDAKMKQVRNFTNKLYNASKYLMLNESKFPNLEDIKLETKLGIYMNSRFNECVREVRENIDAYRFNDAANTLYKFLWDEFCDWGIELSKADKASVKELGSIFKEVMKLLNPFMPFLSEYLFQELSGINLEDAKSLMVMSYPEIKERNLEVEKKFELVIEAIVAIRRAKATIDLGNSKIAKAFVKFNEKIDLDEVKEYIKLLAKCEEIGFVDEKIENSIRDVSENLEAFVPLEGLDMSGIITRLKSQKTKLEKEIAKLSGMLNNQNFVANAPKEVIETNKEALRSAEAKFKKVCEELEALGEK, from the coding sequence GTGGCAGAATTTTACAATGCAAAAGAGATAGAAGACAAATTTTATAAAATTTGGGAAGAACGCGGATACTTCGAGATAGACGCAAACAAAGATATCCAAAAAGATGGACGTAAATTTTGCATTATGATGCCACCTCCAAACGTGACTGGCTCGCTTCACATAGGGCACGCCCTAACCTTCACACTTCAAGATATCATGACTCGTTATAAAAGGATGGACGGATACAAGACACTTTGGCAGCCAGGCCTTGATCACGCTGGTATCGCTACTCAAAACGTAGTTGAAAAGCAGCTCCTAGCACAAGGGATCAAAAAAGAAGAGCTTGGACGTGAGAAATTTGTAGAAAAAGTGTGGGAGTGGAAGGAAAAAAGCGGCGGCATGATCGTCCACCAGATGCGAAAGCTCGGCATCACTCCGGCTTGGAGCAGACAAAGATTTACAATGGATGAGGGATTAAGAAGAGCTGTGAAAAAGGCCTTTGTAAATTTATACAACAAAGGGCTGATAGTTCAGAAAAACTACATGATAAACTGGTGTACGCACGATGGCGCACTCTCTGACATCGAGGTCGAACACAAAGAAAATAAAGGCAAGCTTTATCATTTAAGATACTACTTTGCAGATAAGCCAAGCGAATTTGTAGTGGTTGCTACTACTAGGCCTGAAACCTACTTTGGCGACACCGCCGTAATGGTAAATCCAAACGATGAGCGCTATAAAAATTTAATCGGCAAAAAGGTTGTTCTACCTATCGTAAATAGAGAGATCGATATCATCGCAGACGAGCATGTCGATATGGAGTTTGGTACAGGCCTTGTTAAGGTCACGCCTGCGCATGATCAAAACGATTACGAAGTTGGCAAAAGGCACGACCTTGAGTTTATTACTGTATTTGATGAAAAGGGTATTTTAAACGACAAGTGCGATAAATTTGCAGGTCTTGAGAGACTTGAGGCTAGAGATATCGTCGTGGCCGAGCTTGAAAAACTTGGCAATGTCGAGAAAATCGAGGACTACGAAAACCAAGTGGGCTACTGCTACCGCTGCAAAAATGTCGTCGAGCCATACATCTCAAAGCAGTGGTTTGTCAAAAAAGAGATCGCAGACGAGGCGATACAAAAAGTCTCAGAAGGCCTTGCTAAATTTTACCCACCACACTGGATAAACAGCTTTAATGCGTGGATGAGAGAGCTAAGAGACTGGTGTATCTCACGCCAGCTTTGGTGGGGGCACCAAATTCCAGTATTTTACTGCGATGAGTGCGGTCATATGTGGGCTGACGAGGGCGAGCCGTGTGAATGTAAAAAGTGTAAAAGTAAAAATTTCCACCAAGATCCAGACGTGCTAGATACGTGGTTTAGCTCTGGTCTTTGGCCATTTAGCACGCTTGGCTGGGGCAATGAAAATGAGCTAAAAAATGAAAAATGGTTTGAAGGAGACCTCGCTGAGTTTTATCCAAACAACCTTCTAATAACTGGCTTTGATATATTATTTTTCTGGGTTGCTAGGATGATGTTTCAGGGTGAAAATGCCCTTGGCAAGCTGCCGTTTGACGACATCTACCTGCATGCGCTTGTAAAGGATGAGTTTGGCAGAAAGATGAGTAAAAGCCTTGGCAACGTCATCGACCCGCTTGATAGCATAAATGAGTATAGTGCCGATATATTGCGCTTTACGCTAACGCTTCTAGCCGTTCAAGGACGCGACATCAAGCTAAGCGACGCCAAGATGAAGCAGGTAAGAAATTTCACCAACAAGCTTTATAACGCAAGCAAATACCTCATGCTAAATGAGAGTAAATTTCCAAATTTAGAGGATATCAAGCTTGAAACAAAGCTTGGAATTTATATGAATAGCCGCTTTAACGAGTGCGTGAGAGAGGTTCGTGAAAACATCGACGCATACCGCTTTAACGACGCGGCAAACACACTTTATAAATTCCTTTGGGATGAGTTTTGTGACTGGGGCATCGAGCTTAGCAAGGCTGATAAAGCGAGCGTAAAAGAGCTTGGAAGTATATTTAAAGAGGTGATGAAATTGCTAAATCCATTCATGCCGTTTCTTTCAGAGTATCTTTTTCAAGAGCTTAGCGGTATAAATTTGGAAGATGCAAAGTCGCTTATGGTGATGAGCTACCCAGAGATAAAAGAGCGAAATTTAGAGGTTGAGAAGAAATTTGAGCTAGTTATCGAAGCGATCGTCGCTATTCGCCGTGCAAAAGCTACTATCGATCTTGGCAACTCAAAGATAGCAAAAGCCTTTGTTAAATTTAATGAAAAAATAGACCTTGACGAGGTTAAAGAGTACATCAAACTGCTTGCAAAATGCGAAGAGATCGGCTTTGTAGATGAGAAAATCGAAAATTCAATAAGAGACGTGAGCGAAAATTTAGAGGCATTTGTCCCGCTTGAAGGGCTTGATATGAGCGGTATCATCACAAGACTCAAGTCTCAAAAGACGAAGCTTGAAAAAGAGATAGCTAAGCTCTCAGGTATGTTAAATAATCAAAATTTCGTGGCAAATGCACCAAAAGAGGTCATAGAGACAAACAAAGAGGCTTTGCGAAGCGCTGAGGCTAAATTTAAAAAAGTATGTGAAGAATTAGAAGCTCTTGGAGAAAAATAG